A single window of Cervus canadensis isolate Bull #8, Minnesota chromosome 17, ASM1932006v1, whole genome shotgun sequence DNA harbors:
- the FSCB gene encoding LOW QUALITY PROTEIN: fibrous sheath CABYR-binding protein (The sequence of the model RefSeq protein was modified relative to this genomic sequence to represent the inferred CDS: substituted 1 base at 1 genomic stop codon), whose protein sequence is MEEKGESEQSISAGRQEIRKRRRPSQPMVDKSQQTEVTEKKKQLSIPQSSGPKVALSIGNIPGSKLNYECHRVSSQLQQTWIKRKRVQDMADKSLQTETIAEEKKEEIKLVCEAVVPEEKPAAVEVGPEFPESVQEVEVPPSRYSAQVKTDRSQQTSCTGDWTMMNFPQKDKLDKEQQTYFSESEIVAIGWSTNSFSKSKEGAQKRKSSGSIFVSEHPEFQPTTSSNEETRRQSISRTLSIPPTKKDSPVPLEDEKDVPVEVQPPAAEEISAEEQLPLYETTAEAVPVEVQPPPSEEAPLEVQPSPAEEAPGDEAPAKVEPMPAEEALSEEPPAEEAPVEIQPSPVEEAAGYEAPAKVEATSSEETLLKEPLTEVQPPEAEEASTQEAPELPCRRAPRGSVSTSXAAPAEEAPEVEPPPATEAPAEEAPAEVEPPPAEEAAAEEPLEVQSPPAEQTPAEEAPEVEPPPATEAPAEEAPAEVEPPPAEEAAAEEPPEVQSPPPEQAPAGEAPAEAEPPPAEEAPAEEAPEVQSPPAEEAPAEEAPAEAEPPPAEEAPAEEAPEVQSPPAEQTLAEEAPAEAEPPPAEEAPAEEPLEVQSLPAEEALEKEAPEVQSVSAGQAPAEEGLGFQSPPADKAPEEEAPEVQSPPVDKGPEEEGQGLQSLPAEEAPEEEAPEVQSPPVEEAPEEAAPEIQSLPAEEAPAEEPPEVQPPPTEEAPAEETPAELQSPSTEETTSEMVSVEKQPSFTEEPFITPISLEETSAEVLLPPSVQTPADEALVENVSPVDQAPNEADVLVAKLESGNLEDKPKSEEPLERDTVPKDSSDTKNEAVSFEIQGVIHIELE, encoded by the coding sequence atggaagaaaagggTGAATCTGAACAGTCTATCTCGGCAGGGAGGCAAGAAATTCGAAAGAGAAGACGACCCAGCCAGCCCATGGTAGATAAATCCCAGCAGACTGAagtaacagagaaaaagaaacaattgtCTATACCACAATCATCTGGCCCCAAAGTTGCCCTTAGTATTGGTAATATTCCTGGAAGCAAATTAAACTATGAATGTCATAGAGTATCTTCTCAACTTCAGCAAACTTGGATAAAGAGAAAGCGTGTACAGGATATGGCTGATAAGTCTCTGCAGACAGAAACTattgcagaagagaaaaaagaagaaatcaagttagTTTGTGAAGCAGTGGTACCTGAGGAAAAGCCAGCTGCTGTTGAAGTAGGTCCTGAATTTCCAGAGAGTGTTCAGGAAGTAGAAGTTCCACCAAGCAGATACTCTGCTCAAGTCAAAACAGACAGATCTCAGCAGACTAGTTGTACTGGAGACTGGACAATGATGAACTTTCCTCAAAAAGATAAACTAGACAAGGAACAGCAGACATACTTTAGTGAATCAGAAATAGTGGCTATTGGATGGTCGACTAATTCTTTTTCAAAGTCAAAGGAAGGTGCACAGAAGCGCAAATCTTCAGGGAGTATTTTTGTTAGTGAACATCCTGAATTCCAACCCACAACAAGTAGCAATGAAGAAACTAGGCGGCAAAGTATTAGCAGAACATTATCTATTCCACCAACCAAAAAAGATTCTCCTGTACCTTTAGAAGATGAGAAAGATGTTCCAGTTGAAGTACAACCTCCTGCTGCAGAAGAGATCTCTGCTGAAGAACAACTTCCACTATATGAGACTACTGCAGAAGCAGTTCCTGTGGAAGTTCAGCCTCCACCAAGTGAAGAGGCTCCTCTTGAAGTACAGCCTTCCCCAGCTGAAGAGGCTCCTGGAGATGAGGCCCCTGCTAAAGTAGAGCCTATGCCAGCCGAAGAGGCTCTTTCAGAAGAGCCTCCTGCTGAAGAGGCTCCTGTTGAAATACAGCCTTCCCCAGTGGAAGAGGCTGCTGGATACGAGGCCCCTGCTAAAGTAGAGGCCACCTCATCCGAAGAGACTCTTTTAAAAGAGCCTCTTACTGAAGTTCAGCCTCCTGAAGCTGAAGAGGCTTCTACACAAGAGGCCCCAGAACTCCCCTGCAGAAGAGCCCCCAGAGGTTCAGTCTCCACCAGCTGAGCAGCCCCTGCAGAAGAGGCCCCAGAAGTTGAGCCTCCACCAGCTACAGAGGCCCCTGCAGAAGAGGCCCCAGCTGAAGTTGAGCCTCCACCAGCTGAAGAGGCCGCTGCAGAAGAGCCCCTAGAGGTTCAGTCTCCACCAGCTGAGCAGACCCCTGCAGAAGAGGCCCCAGAAGTTGAGCCTCCACCAGCTACAGAGGCCCCTGCAGAAGAGGCCCCAGCTGAAGTTGAGCCTCCACCAGCTGAAGAGGCCGCTGCAGAAGAGCCCCCAGAGGTTCAGTCTCCACCACCTGAGCAGGCCCCTGCAGGAGAGGCCCCAGCTGAAGCTGAGCCTCCACCAGCTGAAGAGGCCCCTGCAGAAGAGGCCCCAGAGGTTCAGTCTCCACCAGCTGAGGAGGCCCCTGCAGAAGAGGCCCCAGCTGAAGCTGAGCCTCCACCAGCTGAAGAGGCCCCTGCAGAAGAGGCCCCAGAGGTTCAGTCTCCACCAGCTGAGCAGACCCTTGCAGAAGAGGCCCCAGCTGAAGCTGAGCCTCCACCAGCTGAAGAGGCCCCTgcagaagagcccctggaagttCAGTCTCTACCAGCTGAGGAGGCCCTTGAAAAAGAGGCCCCAGAAGTTCAGTCTGTATCAGCTGGGCAGGCCCCTGCAGAAGAGGGCCTAGGATTTCAGTCTCCACCAGCTGACAAGGCCCCTGAAGAAGAGGCCCCAGAAGTTCAGTCTCCACCAGTTGACAAGGGCCCTGAAGAAGAGGGCCAAGGACTTCAGTCCCTACCAGCTGAGGAGGCCCCTGAAGAAGAGGCCCCAGAAGTTCAATCTCCACCAGTTGAAGAGGCCCCTGAAGAAGCAGCCCCAGAAATTCAGTCTCTACCAGCTGAGGAGGCCCCTGCAGAAGAGCCCCCAGAAGTTCAACCTCCACCCACTGAGGAGGCTCCTGCAGAAGAGACCCCTGCTGAACTTCAGTCTCCATCAACTGAAGAAACTACTTCAGAAATGGTCTCTGTTGAGAAACAGCCTTCATTCACTGAAGAGCCCTTTATTACACCAATCTCTTTAGAAGAAACCTCTGCTGAAGTTCTGCTTCCACCATCTGTGCAGACCCCTGCAGATGAGGCTCTGGTAGAGAACGTGTCTCCAGTAGATCAGGCCCCAAATGAAGCAGACGTCCTGGTGGCAAAATTAGAATCAGGGAATTTGGAAGATAAGCCAAAATCTGAAGAGCCTTTAGAACGGGATACTGTTCCTAAAGATTCATCTGATACCAAGAATGAAGCAGTTTCTTTTGAAATACAGGGTGTCATCCACATAGAACTGGAATAA